ATAGTACGGCCAGCTCTGGAAGGCTGTTTTATCAGACAGATAAACCATTGAATTTTTGCAACAAATGGTTTTTTAAATCTGTATACCAAGTCATTGACATACCTTTTCCATGGTAGACAATGGCAGGGAGGCATTATGCCTGCCGGTTCTGATTAACGGTCTTCCAGCCTTGCCATTCTTCTGCCGCCACATGCGTCTGGAAGCGCAAAGCGGTGTTGGTAGAATAATCAGGAAAGGCAGTGTTAATGACTATTTTTTTGGCAGTAAACCGCCATCTGGAGGCGTATATGTTACGCCTGTTTCCGCCAGCGAAATTTATAATCGGCGGAATACAGGTTGTATTGGGATTTGCCATATCAATTGGCGTAAAAACAACACCTTTGGGTAAGATGAACCGGCAATTTTCAGCATTAGCCTAAAATACCCCAGAAAACCGATTATTTACCTAATGAAACCTGACAACGTAGCAAATTGAGTATTATAATCAATAATGAAGTAGTTAAATTTTAATAACACTAAATTTATTGTATAAAGTATATTTTTTTCATTACTACAATTTTATCCGATTGTAAAAAGGGGTTGAAAAAATGCTTCAGAAAAAAGCTTACCTATCTAATTTCGGATGATGCCAGCATAGCAATAAAATACTGAGCATCTTCTACCGATTAATGTTTATTTGTCTATGTTTCCTGGTTCTTTAGCTTTTAAGGGGCGGAACCAGGCTTTTTGCATTTTGGTACAACGTTATAATTTTAACATATCATCTGCATAATCCACAGTCATTTCAGTGCTTCATGGCTGCATGCCCCTCATCTCGCAACTGCAGAATTTTTCTGCCCTCGGTTTTGGCTTCAGCCAGTTTGCCGGCATTCACCAACTTACCAGTTTTATCAATTTCAGCAATCAACCTATCTATTTCAGACTGATAAACTTTCAGTTTCGGATTATTAGTTGGCGCCTTGGCCAGAGCGGATGGTTTTTGTGCCCGTGCAGCCACGGCCGCCGTACGCATATTAGCTAAAGCCTTACGTGCATCTGCAACGGTCTGAGCAGCATTGAATCGTGCATAGCTCATGGTAATCGCCCCCATATACATATTCACTTCATTCGCTTGTACAGTTACACTGGATACGGTCAGCGATAGACACAATATTCCTACTGACACGAAATCTTTTGTCTTCATTTGATTTTCCCATTATTACAATCATTGGTAGCATTGCATATGCAGCTACATACGCGGAACAACAGAGTAGCTTTATCCACTGTGGTGAATCAGGAAAGCGTACATCTCCTGACAAATTATTTTAACAAGTGCTCTTCTTGATACAGAATCGGCCTAAAATATCTTTTTTAATAGCGCTTACATACTTAGTATCTGAATCAGTTTGCGCAGAAAAACATCACAGCGACTAAGCTGCTCTAATTCAATATATTCGTTAGCCTTGTGTGCCACCGTAATACTGCCAGGACCACACACTACGGTATTGATACC
This portion of the Snodgrassella alvi genome encodes:
- a CDS encoding cytochrome b562, whose amino-acid sequence is MKTKDFVSVGILCLSLTVSSVTVQANEVNMYMGAITMSYARFNAAQTVADARKALANMRTAAVAARAQKPSALAKAPTNNPKLKVYQSEIDRLIAEIDKTGKLVNAGKLAEAKTEGRKILQLRDEGHAAMKH